One Eurosta solidaginis isolate ZX-2024a chromosome 5, ASM4086904v1, whole genome shotgun sequence DNA segment encodes these proteins:
- the LOC137252510 gene encoding uncharacterized protein — translation MTPEVFELLLNLVSSSLRKPKQRIDPEERLSLVLRYLSQGVSIQSIAWSYKLGKTTVRKIILETCEVIWRLLSPVYVSEPTESQYKDIANDFFNTWNLPNCVGAVDGKHIAIKCPASSGSLYFNYKKFFSIVLMATCDAKYTFTAVGIGSYGSQSDGGIFQLSPFGQSLMQDTLPLPPPAPISRQSLEPFPHYFVGDAAFPLRPNLMRPYPGSNLNRSKCIFNYRLSKGRRVIENAFGIAAARWRILRTTIECAPENCEKIVLACLALHNFIMLNDQSRWYCPENYVDRFEGNLMLEGEWRREIESQRSLPPLRSAVRRGPANAFSLRDRLAEYFVNEGAVPFQDAIDLATSGPYV, via the exons ATGACCCCTGAGGTGTTTGAATTACTTCTAAATTTGGTCAGCAGTTCCCTGCGGAAACCAAAGCAAAGGATTGATCCTGAAGAAAGACTTTCTTTGGT GTTAAGATATTTGTCACAAGGAGTATCTATTCAAAGCATTGCATGGAGCTACAAACTTGGTAAAACAACAGTGCGCAAAATTATATTGGAAACCTGTGAAGTGATCTGGCGACTTCTTTCACCAGTCTACGTCAGTGAACCTACAGAGTCGCAGTACAAGGACATTGCTAATGACTTTTTCAATACGTGGAACTTACCAAACTGTGTTGGTGCAGTTGATGGCAAGCATATTGCTATCAAGTGTCCGGCCAGTTCAGGTTCTCTGTATTTCAATTATAAGAAGTTTTTTAGTATTGTCCTGATGGCGACTTGCGACGCGAAGTATACCTTCACTGCAGTGGGCATCGGAAGCTATGGCAGCCAAAGTGACGGAG GAATTTTTCAACTTTCACCCTTTGGACAGTCATTAATGCAAGACACTCTGCCACTTCCGCCCCCCGCACCAATATCAAGACAATCGCTTGAGCCTTTCCCTCACTATTTCGTAGGCGATGCTGCATTTCCACTAAGACCCAATTTGATGCGGCCATACCCTGGCTCCAATTTAAACAGATCTAAGTGCATATTTAATTACCGGCTTTCAAAGGGTCGAAGGGTAATAGAGAACGCATTTGGAATAGCAGCGGCACGGTGGAGAATACTGCGAACAACAATTGAATGTGCCCCTGAAAATTGTGAGAAAATAGTTTTGGCATGCCTTGCCTTACATAATTTTATCATGCTGAATGATCAAAGCCGCTGGTATTGCCCAGAAAATTATGTTGACAGATTTGAAGGCAATTTAATGCTGGAAGGAGAATGGCGTCGCGAAATAGAAAGTCAGCGCTCTTTACCACCACTCCGATCTGCAGTACGTAGAGGTCCTGCTAATGCATTTAGCCTCCGTGATCGGCTTGCGGAGTATTTCGTAAATGAGGGAGCTGTGCCATTCCAAGATGCCATCGACCTAGCCACAAGTGGTCCATATGTATAA